In Panthera tigris isolate Pti1 chromosome C1, P.tigris_Pti1_mat1.1, whole genome shotgun sequence, the following proteins share a genomic window:
- the NABP1 gene encoding SOSS complex subunit B2 isoform X1, with amino-acid sequence MNGVSDPPLFIKDIKPGLKNLNVVFIVLEIGRVTKTKDGHEVRSCKVADKTGSITISVWDEIGGLIQPGDIIRLTRGYASMWKGCLTLYTGRGGELQKIGEFCMVYSEVPNFSEPNPDYRGQQSRGAQNEQKNNSMNNNMGTGTFGPVGNGVQTGPESRGCQFSYAGRSNGRGPTNPQLQGTANNQTVMTTISNGRDPRRAFKR; translated from the exons ATGAATGGGGTCAGCGACCCACCtctttttataaaagatattAAGCCCGGACTGAAAAACTTAAATGTCGTCTTTATTGTCCTGGAGATAG GACGCGTGACCAAAACCAAAGACGGCCATGAAGTGAGATCATGCAAAGTAGCAGATAAAACGGGCAGCATCACTATTTCCGTGTGGGATGAAATCGGAGGTCTTATACAGCCAGGGGATATTATTCGGTTGACCAGAGG GTATGCCTCCATGTGGAAAGGGTGTTTGACACTTTATACTGGAAGGGGTGGAGAACTTCAAAAAATTGGGGA attttgtatGGTTTATTCAGAAGTGCCAAATTTCAGTGAACCCAACCCAGATTATCGAGGACAACAGAGCAGAGGG gcacaaaatgaacagaagaatAATTCCATGAATAATAATATGGGTACAGGTACATTTGGACCAGtgg gAAATGGGGTTCAAACTGGCCCGGAATCAAGGGGATGCCAATTTTCATATGCTGGTAGAAGCAATGGCCGGGGACCTACAAATCCACAGCTACAAGGAACGGCTAATAATCAAACAGTCATGACCACAATAAGTAATGGCAGGGACCCTCGGAGAGCCTTTAAAAGATGA
- the NABP1 gene encoding SOSS complex subunit B2 isoform X2 — translation MNGVSDPPLFIKDIKPGLKNLNVVFIVLEIGRVTKTKDGHEVRSCKVADKTGSITISVWDEIGGLIQPGDIIRLTRGYASMWKGCLTLYTGRGGELQKIGEFCMVYSEVPNFSEPNPDYRGQQSRGEMGFKLARNQGDANFHMLVEAMAGDLQIHSYKERLIIKQS, via the exons ATGAATGGGGTCAGCGACCCACCtctttttataaaagatattAAGCCCGGACTGAAAAACTTAAATGTCGTCTTTATTGTCCTGGAGATAG GACGCGTGACCAAAACCAAAGACGGCCATGAAGTGAGATCATGCAAAGTAGCAGATAAAACGGGCAGCATCACTATTTCCGTGTGGGATGAAATCGGAGGTCTTATACAGCCAGGGGATATTATTCGGTTGACCAGAGG GTATGCCTCCATGTGGAAAGGGTGTTTGACACTTTATACTGGAAGGGGTGGAGAACTTCAAAAAATTGGGGA attttgtatGGTTTATTCAGAAGTGCCAAATTTCAGTGAACCCAACCCAGATTATCGAGGACAACAGAGCAGAGGG gAAATGGGGTTCAAACTGGCCCGGAATCAAGGGGATGCCAATTTTCATATGCTGGTAGAAGCAATGGCCGGGGACCTACAAATCCACAGCTACAAGGAACGGCTAATAATCAAACAGTCATGA
- the NABP1 gene encoding SOSS complex subunit B2 isoform X3, producing the protein MWKGCLTLYTGRGGELQKIGEFCMVYSEVPNFSEPNPDYRGQQSRGAQNEQKNNSMNNNMGTGTFGPVGNGVQTGPESRGCQFSYAGRSNGRGPTNPQLQGTANNQTVMTTISNGRDPRRAFKR; encoded by the exons ATGTGGAAAGGGTGTTTGACACTTTATACTGGAAGGGGTGGAGAACTTCAAAAAATTGGGGA attttgtatGGTTTATTCAGAAGTGCCAAATTTCAGTGAACCCAACCCAGATTATCGAGGACAACAGAGCAGAGGG gcacaaaatgaacagaagaatAATTCCATGAATAATAATATGGGTACAGGTACATTTGGACCAGtgg gAAATGGGGTTCAAACTGGCCCGGAATCAAGGGGATGCCAATTTTCATATGCTGGTAGAAGCAATGGCCGGGGACCTACAAATCCACAGCTACAAGGAACGGCTAATAATCAAACAGTCATGACCACAATAAGTAATGGCAGGGACCCTCGGAGAGCCTTTAAAAGATGA